One stretch of Lacrimispora sphenoides DNA includes these proteins:
- the ileS gene encoding isoleucine--tRNA ligase, giving the protein MYKKVPTDLNFVAREKEVEKFWEDHDIFRKSMENRKGGETYPFYDGPPTANGKPHIGHVLTRVIKDMIPRYRTMKGYDVPRKAGWDTHGLPVELEVEKMLGLDGKEQIEEYGLEPFIKYCKESVWKYKGMWEDFSKTVGFWADMDDPYVTYENNFIESEWWALKKIWEKGLLYKGFKIVPYCPRCGTPLSSHEVAQGYKDVKERSAIVRFKVKGEDAYILAWTTTPWTLPSNVGLCVNPEETYVKVQTGDYTYYMAEALCEKVLGEEYTVLEKYTGKDLEYKEYEPLFDFVTPNKKAYYVTCDTYVTLTDGTGVVHIAPAFGEDDSKVGKKYDLPFVQLVNAAGEMTEETKWAGTFCKKADPMILKDLEERGLLFSAPVFEHSYPHCWRCDTPLIYYARESWFIKMTDVKEDLIRNNNTINWIPESIGKGRFGDWLENVQDWGISRNRYWGTPLNVWECECGHQHSIGSIEELKSMSPNCPEDIELHRPYIDAVTITCPECGKQMKRVPEVIDCWFDSGSMPFAQHHYPFENQDLFEKQFPADFISEAVDQTRGWFYSLLAISTLIFNKAPYKNVIVLGHVQDENGQKMSKSKGNAVDPFDALDTYGADAIRWYFYVNSAPWLPNRFHGKAVMEGQRKFMGTLWNTYAFFVLYANIDEFDPTKYSLEYEKLPVMDKWLLSKLNTLVDDVDAFLTGYQIPEAARALQDFVDDMSNWYVRRSRERFWAKGMEQDKINAYMTLYTALVTVSKAAAPLIPFMTEEIYQNMVCSVDKSAPESIHLCDYPVANKAYIDKQLETDMDEVLKIVVMGRAARNTANLKNRQPIGQMFVKAPHVLPVFYQEIIEEELNVKKVAFTDDVRDFTSYSFKPQLKTVGPKYGKQLGAIKKALLEVNGNEAMDTLNETGALTFTFDGTEVVLTKEDLLIDTAQTEGYVSEGDNTITVVLDTNLTPELLAEGFVRELISKIQTMRKEAGFEVMDHILVYSKGNEKIAGILKDHEEEVKSEVLAKDIILETPAGYVKEWSINGENVTLGVEKVQ; this is encoded by the coding sequence ATGTACAAGAAAGTCCCTACAGACTTGAATTTTGTAGCAAGAGAAAAAGAGGTAGAAAAATTCTGGGAAGACCATGATATTTTCAGAAAGAGCATGGAAAACCGTAAGGGAGGGGAGACATATCCGTTCTATGACGGTCCCCCTACAGCCAATGGAAAACCCCACATCGGGCACGTATTGACCAGAGTTATCAAGGATATGATTCCAAGATACCGGACAATGAAAGGGTATGACGTTCCCCGTAAGGCCGGTTGGGATACCCACGGACTGCCGGTTGAGCTGGAAGTGGAAAAGATGCTGGGCCTTGACGGTAAGGAACAGATCGAGGAGTATGGCCTGGAGCCATTTATCAAGTATTGCAAGGAAAGCGTTTGGAAATACAAGGGCATGTGGGAGGATTTCTCAAAGACCGTAGGCTTTTGGGCCGATATGGATGACCCTTATGTAACGTATGAAAATAATTTTATTGAATCTGAGTGGTGGGCATTAAAGAAAATCTGGGAGAAGGGTCTTTTGTATAAAGGCTTTAAGATCGTTCCCTATTGTCCGCGGTGCGGAACTCCCTTATCCAGCCATGAGGTAGCTCAGGGATATAAGGATGTAAAGGAACGCTCCGCCATCGTCCGGTTTAAGGTAAAGGGAGAAGACGCCTATATTCTGGCATGGACCACAACTCCGTGGACCCTTCCTTCCAACGTAGGCTTATGTGTAAATCCTGAAGAGACCTATGTAAAGGTGCAGACAGGAGACTATACCTATTATATGGCAGAGGCTCTGTGTGAAAAGGTTCTTGGAGAGGAATACACGGTTTTAGAGAAGTACACTGGAAAGGACTTGGAATATAAAGAATACGAGCCTTTATTTGACTTCGTAACACCAAATAAAAAAGCATATTATGTAACCTGTGACACTTATGTTACCCTGACTGATGGTACCGGTGTTGTTCATATCGCTCCGGCCTTTGGTGAGGATGACTCCAAGGTGGGCAAAAAATATGACCTTCCTTTTGTACAGCTGGTCAATGCGGCAGGCGAGATGACAGAGGAAACCAAGTGGGCAGGCACCTTCTGTAAGAAGGCGGATCCAATGATATTAAAGGACTTGGAAGAAAGAGGCCTTTTATTCTCCGCGCCTGTATTCGAACACAGCTATCCTCACTGCTGGAGATGTGACACCCCGTTAATCTACTATGCAAGAGAATCCTGGTTCATTAAGATGACGGATGTAAAGGAAGACTTGATCCGTAATAACAATACGATCAACTGGATTCCGGAAAGCATCGGAAAAGGACGTTTCGGCGACTGGCTGGAAAATGTCCAGGACTGGGGAATCAGCAGAAACCGTTACTGGGGAACTCCTCTTAACGTTTGGGAATGTGAGTGCGGACATCAACATTCCATCGGAAGCATTGAAGAATTAAAGTCCATGTCCCCTAATTGTCCGGAAGACATTGAGCTTCACCGTCCTTACATCGACGCAGTGACCATTACCTGTCCGGAGTGCGGAAAACAGATGAAGAGGGTGCCGGAAGTAATCGACTGCTGGTTTGACTCCGGTTCCATGCCCTTTGCACAGCATCATTATCCTTTTGAAAACCAAGATCTGTTTGAGAAACAGTTCCCGGCTGACTTTATTTCTGAGGCCGTGGATCAGACAAGAGGCTGGTTCTACTCCCTCCTTGCCATCTCTACTTTAATTTTCAACAAGGCGCCATATAAAAATGTAATCGTTCTGGGGCATGTCCAGGATGAGAACGGGCAGAAGATGAGCAAATCCAAGGGAAATGCGGTAGACCCATTTGATGCTCTGGATACCTACGGGGCAGACGCCATCCGCTGGTATTTCTATGTGAACAGCGCACCATGGCTGCCGAACCGTTTCCACGGAAAAGCGGTTATGGAAGGACAGCGCAAATTTATGGGTACCCTGTGGAATACCTATGCATTCTTTGTGCTTTATGCGAATATTGATGAATTTGACCCCACAAAATACAGTCTGGAATACGAAAAGCTTCCTGTCATGGATAAATGGCTTCTCTCCAAGCTGAACACGCTGGTGGACGATGTGGATGCATTCCTTACCGGCTATCAGATACCGGAAGCAGCAAGAGCGCTTCAGGATTTTGTTGACGATATGAGCAACTGGTATGTACGCCGGAGCAGGGAGCGCTTCTGGGCCAAGGGAATGGAGCAGGATAAGATCAACGCTTATATGACACTTTACACAGCCCTTGTCACCGTAAGCAAGGCGGCGGCTCCGCTCATCCCGTTCATGACCGAAGAGATCTATCAGAACATGGTTTGCAGCGTGGATAAGTCTGCACCGGAGAGCATCCATTTGTGCGATTATCCAGTGGCAAATAAAGCCTATATCGATAAGCAGCTGGAAACTGACATGGATGAAGTATTAAAAATCGTAGTCATGGGCCGGGCTGCCAGAAATACTGCCAATTTAAAGAACCGCCAGCCGATTGGCCAGATGTTTGTAAAAGCACCTCATGTACTTCCTGTATTTTACCAGGAAATCATTGAGGAAGAGCTGAACGTAAAAAAAGTGGCATTCACCGATGATGTAAGGGATTTCACATCCTACAGCTTTAAACCCCAGTTAAAGACCGTTGGACCGAAATACGGCAAACAGCTTGGAGCCATTAAAAAGGCCCTTTTAGAGGTCAACGGCAATGAGGCTATGGATACCCTGAATGAAACAGGCGCTCTCACCTTTACTTTTGACGGAACAGAAGTTGTGCTCACCAAGGAAGACCTTCTTATTGATACCGCTCAGACAGAAGGCTACGTATCCGAAGGCGATAACACCATCACAGTTGTACTGGATACCAATTTAACACCTGAGCTTTTGGCAGAGGGATTTGTCCGTGAGCTGATCAGTAAGATCCAGACCATGCGTAAGGAAGCCGGTTTTGAGGTGATGGATCACATTCTGGTGTACAGCAAGGGCAATGAAAAAATTGCCGGTATATTAAAAGACCATGAGGAAGAAGTAAAGAGCGAAGTGCTTGCAAAAGACATCATCCTTGAAACGCCGGCCGGTTATGTGAAAGAATGGAGCATTAACGGTGAAAATGTAACCCTGGGTGTGGAAAAGGTTCAGTAA
- a CDS encoding acyltransferase encodes MGLKKREVKYDYLRTLAVFAIIMVHAVPGETLNFKQWLFSAALSPVLLAFVGIYFMLSGLFLLKTGTEDIPGFYWSRFQTIVLPFVCYSGIYYWYFAIYLGVEPLRWQEHLAAFGKGLFTGTIPMTPHLWFMYVIMALYLCAPFLARMMKAMSDRELKLFLALMVVVQGICTYLPALGLDVGEGFQYMIFKGWLIYFVLGYALKRLYGSSSYLPFAVLGIAGFCITMVQKCVTPSFTPGIHDLAPTMIAMAAAIFLLFERFGDIKSPAFAKVVGCISRYSYSIYLIHYLVLGQAARGLVEKTFLRHYYVPKIVCETILTFVISLAAAWIIDGTVGRLLKKAVGAVYDSRKKGMRRD; translated from the coding sequence ATGGGGCTTAAAAAGCGGGAAGTGAAATACGATTACTTAAGGACTCTTGCGGTCTTTGCCATCATTATGGTTCATGCGGTTCCTGGGGAGACGCTGAATTTTAAGCAGTGGCTGTTTTCTGCAGCTCTTTCGCCGGTGCTTTTGGCGTTTGTAGGGATTTATTTTATGCTTAGCGGCCTTTTCCTTTTAAAAACCGGAACAGAAGATATTCCGGGATTTTACTGGAGCCGGTTTCAGACAATTGTTCTTCCCTTTGTATGTTACAGCGGGATTTATTACTGGTACTTTGCTATTTATCTGGGAGTGGAGCCCCTTCGGTGGCAGGAACATCTGGCAGCTTTTGGAAAGGGACTTTTTACAGGAACCATTCCCATGACGCCCCATCTGTGGTTTATGTATGTGATCATGGCGCTGTATCTTTGCGCGCCTTTTTTAGCCCGTATGATGAAGGCCATGAGCGACAGGGAATTAAAACTGTTTCTTGCACTTATGGTGGTTGTCCAGGGAATCTGCACCTACCTTCCGGCTTTGGGCCTGGATGTGGGAGAGGGCTTTCAATATATGATATTTAAAGGCTGGCTCATCTATTTTGTCCTGGGTTATGCATTAAAGCGCCTGTACGGCAGCAGCAGCTACCTTCCCTTTGCGGTTCTGGGAATCGCCGGCTTTTGCATCACCATGGTTCAAAAGTGTGTTACGCCATCCTTTACACCGGGAATTCACGACTTAGCTCCTACTATGATAGCAATGGCTGCAGCTATTTTTTTGCTATTTGAACGTTTCGGGGACATCAAGTCGCCTGCCTTTGCAAAGGTTGTTGGCTGTATAAGCAGGTACAGCTATTCCATCTATTTAATTCATTATCTGGTTCTGGGACAGGCAGCCAGAGGGCTGGTGGAAAAGACGTTCTTAAGACATTATTACGTACCCAAAATCGTTTGTGAGACGATCCTTACGTTTGTGATCTCCCTGGCAGCTGCCTGGATCATTGACGGGACCGTAGGAAGGCTGCTGAAAAAAGCAGTGGGTGCGGTTTATGATAGTAGGAAAAAAGGTATGAGGAGAGATTAA
- a CDS encoding SpoIID/LytB domain-containing protein, with protein sequence MIKKAVMACILALLFPYIITMAWTGKIEEKKEFPMITSGKKIILDRKSGESYMDVEEYLPGVVAKQMPADYGREALRAQAIIARTYIYGKMNGQNEVKESELHMEYLEEQQMEKLWGSESFVASYQAVENAVRSTTKMVMMYDGKLIDPLFHRASTGKTRAGDENHPYLQEVACSKDVEAEGFLTMVAYKKEDFAEKINQISGDVPVKADQIPGSIQIVLRDEGGYVGQIQIGTKVYTGEEIQRVLGLPSAAFSFEEYEEGIRAVCQGIGHGYGMSQFGARCKAEEGWTAEQILPYFYKNIALNSE encoded by the coding sequence ATGATAAAAAAAGCGGTTATGGCGTGTATTCTTGCGCTGTTGTTTCCATACATAATTACCATGGCATGGACGGGTAAGATCGAGGAGAAGAAGGAGTTCCCCATGATCACCAGCGGTAAGAAGATCATTCTGGACCGGAAAAGCGGAGAATCCTATATGGATGTGGAAGAATATCTGCCCGGCGTGGTGGCTAAGCAGATGCCGGCCGATTATGGCAGGGAGGCTTTAAGGGCCCAGGCGATCATTGCCCGGACATACATCTACGGAAAAATGAACGGGCAAAATGAAGTGAAAGAATCGGAACTTCACATGGAGTATCTGGAGGAACAGCAGATGGAAAAGCTGTGGGGAAGCGAATCCTTTGTTGCCAGCTATCAGGCAGTGGAAAACGCAGTCCGGTCTACCACGAAAATGGTCATGATGTATGACGGGAAGCTGATCGATCCCTTATTCCACCGGGCGAGCACCGGAAAGACCAGAGCAGGAGATGAAAACCATCCGTATTTGCAGGAGGTTGCCTGTTCCAAGGATGTGGAAGCGGAAGGTTTTCTCACTATGGTTGCATATAAGAAAGAAGATTTTGCGGAAAAAATCAATCAGATTTCCGGCGACGTACCTGTGAAGGCAGATCAGATTCCGGGAAGCATTCAGATTGTACTCCGGGATGAGGGGGGATATGTGGGGCAGATCCAGATTGGTACTAAGGTATATACGGGAGAGGAAATTCAGCGGGTTCTGGGACTTCCTTCCGCAGCCTTTAGTTTTGAAGAATATGAAGAGGGAATCCGGGCGGTCTGCCAGGGAATTGGGCACGGATATGGCATGAGCCAGTTTGGAGCCAGGTGCAAAGCAGAGGAAGGCTGGACGGCGGAACAAATTCTTCCTTATTTTTATAAAAATATTGCTTTAAATTCTGAATAA
- a CDS encoding CBS domain-containing protein, protein MNILFFLTPKNEVAYIFEDDSLRQALEKMEYHKYSAVPVINRRGKYVGTITEGDMLWGIKNKFNLNLKEAEQVTVAALDRRSDNRPVYADSNMEDLIDKALNQNFVPVVDDQKNFIGIITRKDVIRYFYNKSLEVQQPVTNCQTAAIQ, encoded by the coding sequence ATGAACATTTTATTTTTTTTAACACCTAAGAATGAGGTGGCTTATATTTTTGAGGATGATTCTCTGCGCCAGGCGCTAGAGAAGATGGAGTATCACAAATACTCTGCAGTGCCCGTTATAAACAGACGGGGGAAATATGTAGGAACAATCACGGAAGGGGACATGCTTTGGGGAATCAAGAACAAATTCAATCTTAACTTAAAGGAAGCGGAGCAGGTAACGGTGGCTGCCCTTGACAGAAGGTCAGATAACCGTCCCGTATATGCCGATTCCAATATGGAAGATTTGATTGATAAGGCATTAAACCAAAATTTTGTGCCTGTTGTAGATGACCAAAAGAATTTTATCGGGATCATTACCCGCAAGGATGTCATTCGTTATTTTTATAACAAGTCCCTGGAGGTGCAGCAGCCGGTGACAAACTGTCAGACTGCAGCTATTCAATAA
- a CDS encoding DUF6472 family protein: MDQKTGCEYCVHYDYNEEYECYECEINLDEDEMIRFLSNSFQRCPHFKFGDEYSVVRKQM, from the coding sequence ATGGACCAGAAAACGGGTTGTGAATATTGTGTACACTATGATTATAATGAAGAATACGAATGCTATGAGTGTGAGATCAATCTGGATGAGGATGAGATGATACGCTTTCTAAGCAATTCTTTTCAACGCTGTCCTCATTTTAAATTCGGGGATGAATATTCGGTTGTGAGGAAACAGATGTAA
- a CDS encoding nicotinate phosphoribosyltransferase — MSQRNLTLLTDLYELTMMQGYFKEKDANETVIFDVFYRSNPGGNGYAICAGLEQVIEYVNELHFEQEDVDYLRSTGLFEEDFLEYLHHFKFSGDIYAIPEGTVIFPREPLVKVIAPIMEAQLIETALLNIINHQSLIATKAARVVFAAAGDGVMEFGLRRAQGPDAGIYGARAAMIAGCIGTSNVLAGKMFHVPVRGTHAHSWIMSFPDELTAFRNYAKLYPTACILLVDTYDTLKSGVPNAIKVFKEMREAGIPFTTYGIRLDSGDLAYLSKKAKKMLDEAGFTDAVISASNDLDETLINSLKIQGATINSWGVGTNLITSKDSPSFGGVYKLAAIMDKKTGQFIPKIKLSENAEKITNPGNKAIKRIYSRETGKIIADLICLEGEIFKENHSLLLFDPIETWKKTHLAPNSYTIRDLLVQIFKDGKCIYETPAVMDIQSYCKKELDTLWDESRRLVNPHEVHVDLSNELWHMKNQLLESYHFRD, encoded by the coding sequence ATGAGCCAGCGCAATTTAACTTTATTAACAGACCTTTATGAATTGACCATGATGCAGGGATATTTTAAAGAGAAAGATGCCAACGAGACCGTTATATTCGATGTATTCTACCGCAGCAATCCGGGAGGCAACGGGTACGCGATCTGCGCAGGCTTGGAACAGGTCATTGAATATGTAAACGAGCTGCATTTCGAGCAGGAGGATGTGGATTATTTAAGATCCACCGGACTGTTTGAGGAAGATTTTCTGGAATATCTCCATCATTTTAAATTTTCCGGCGACATCTACGCCATTCCAGAGGGCACTGTCATATTCCCTCGCGAACCCTTAGTTAAAGTCATTGCCCCCATTATGGAGGCCCAGCTGATTGAAACCGCTTTGCTTAACATCATTAACCACCAGAGCTTAATTGCCACAAAAGCGGCCCGCGTCGTATTCGCTGCCGCCGGTGACGGGGTTATGGAATTCGGACTGCGCCGCGCACAGGGTCCTGATGCCGGAATTTATGGTGCCAGAGCTGCCATGATCGCAGGCTGCATCGGTACCTCTAATGTACTTGCAGGAAAAATGTTTCACGTTCCGGTGAGAGGAACCCATGCCCACAGCTGGATCATGAGCTTTCCCGATGAACTGACCGCATTCCGCAACTATGCAAAGCTTTATCCCACAGCATGCATTCTTCTGGTGGACACCTATGATACGTTAAAATCCGGTGTTCCCAATGCCATCAAAGTATTTAAGGAAATGCGGGAAGCCGGAATTCCTTTTACTACCTATGGAATCCGTTTAGACAGCGGAGACTTGGCATACCTTTCCAAAAAGGCCAAGAAGATGCTTGATGAGGCCGGATTTACTGATGCAGTGATCTCCGCCTCCAATGACCTTGACGAGACTCTGATCAACAGCTTAAAGATCCAGGGGGCTACCATAAACTCCTGGGGTGTTGGAACCAATTTGATCACCTCCAAGGACAGTCCTTCCTTTGGCGGCGTGTACAAGCTGGCAGCGATTATGGATAAAAAGACCGGCCAGTTTATCCCTAAGATCAAGCTTTCCGAAAATGCGGAAAAGATCACCAATCCCGGAAACAAGGCCATCAAACGTATTTATAGCCGGGAGACCGGTAAGATCATTGCGGACTTAATCTGCCTGGAAGGGGAAATCTTTAAAGAAAACCACTCCCTGCTTCTCTTCGACCCCATTGAAACATGGAAGAAAACACACCTGGCTCCCAACAGCTATACCATCAGGGATCTACTGGTCCAGATATTTAAAGACGGGAAATGCATTTATGAAACCCCTGCCGTTATGGACATCCAATCCTACTGTAAAAAGGAACTGGATACCCTTTGGGATGAATCCCGCCGTCTGGTAAATCCTCACGAGGTTCATGTAGACTTATCCAATGAGCTTTGGCATATGAAGAATCAGCTGTTAGAAAGCTATCATTTCAGAGACTGA
- a CDS encoding M23 family metallopeptidase yields MKEKISQLFKDKVFLVLLVLGLLTIVAAAGVITIQRGNGGGESPYLQVPDQSNMIVEESVPQETQVAVAGDSNATMEEEMQVADSNKASAAQETQAPAVKTGTDKSAATSLVLNFNDATRMTWPVRGNVILDYSMDTTIYFPTLDQYKCNPGLVIQGDVSTPVVAPANAKVEKVGSNEEIGSYVVLNMGNNYTAICGQLKELQVVENEYVKEGQVLGYVNEPTKYYSVEGANVYFELTHNDKAIDPLDQMQ; encoded by the coding sequence GTGAAGGAAAAAATAAGTCAATTGTTCAAGGATAAAGTATTCCTTGTCCTGTTGGTTCTAGGCCTGCTGACTATAGTAGCTGCAGCAGGAGTCATTACCATTCAAAGAGGAAATGGTGGAGGAGAAAGCCCTTATCTGCAAGTACCGGATCAGAGCAATATGATTGTTGAAGAATCAGTCCCCCAAGAAACACAAGTGGCAGTTGCAGGAGATTCCAATGCAACAATGGAAGAAGAAATGCAGGTGGCTGATTCCAATAAAGCCTCTGCAGCTCAGGAAACACAGGCTCCGGCAGTAAAGACCGGAACAGACAAAAGCGCGGCAACGTCTCTGGTACTTAATTTTAATGATGCAACCAGAATGACCTGGCCAGTACGCGGAAATGTCATTTTAGACTACAGCATGGATACCACAATCTATTTTCCGACTCTGGACCAGTATAAATGCAATCCAGGGCTTGTGATCCAGGGAGATGTAAGTACTCCTGTTGTGGCTCCTGCCAATGCAAAAGTTGAAAAAGTCGGCTCCAATGAAGAAATCGGAAGCTACGTTGTCTTAAATATGGGCAACAATTATACAGCTATCTGCGGCCAGTTAAAAGAGCTGCAAGTTGTAGAAAATGAATATGTCAAAGAAGGTCAGGTCTTAGGCTATGTAAACGAACCTACCAAATATTATTCCGTGGAAGGCGCCAACGTATACTTTGAATTAACTCATAATGATAAGGCTATTGATCCCCTGGATCAAATGCAGTAA
- a CDS encoding glycogen/starch/alpha-glucan phosphorylase — MSMGFDKEIFKKSVLFNMKNVFRKTVDEATPEQMYQAVAYAVKDVIIDEWIATHKAYEDQDVKTLYYLSMEFLMGRALGNNIISIMAQPEVKEVLEELGFDLNTIEDQEPDPALGNGGLGRLAACFLDSLATLGYPAYGCGIRYRYGMFKQKIEGGFQVEVPDDWLKNGYPFELRRAEYATEVKFGGYVNTIRENGRERFIQEGYQSVLAVPYDMPIVGYGNNVVNTLRIWDAQAINTFSLDSFDRGDYQKAVEQENLAKTIVEVLYPNDNHYAGKELRLKQQYFFISASVQRAVMKYMEKHEDIHKFFEKTVFQLNDTHPTVAVPELMRILLDDYSLSWDEAWEITTKTCAYTNHTIMSEALEKWPIELFSRLLPRIYQIVEEINRRFQQKIMEMYPGSQEKLRKMSIVYDGQVRMANLAIVGGFSVNGVARLHTEILKNQELKDFYQMMPEKFNNKTNGITQRRFLLHGNPLLAEWVTRKIGNDWITNLPHIHRLAIYADDPRCRQEFMDIKYQNKVRLAKYIKEHNGIEVDPRSMFDVQVKRLHEYKRQLMNILHVMYLYNQLKDNPNLDMVPRTFLFGAKAAAGYERAKLTIKLINAVADVINNDRSIGGKIKVVFIEDYKVSNAEIIFAAADVSEQISTASKEASGTGNMKFMLNGALTLGTMDGANVEIVEEVGAENAFIFGMSSDEVIRYENEGGYNPMEIFNNNYEIRRVLMQLINGYYSPQNPELFRDIYNSLLNTQSSDRADTYFILKDFPSYAEAQRRIDQAYRDEAWWAKAAILNVANSGKFTSDRTIEEYVKDIWHLEKVKVELEEV, encoded by the coding sequence ATGAGTATGGGATTTGATAAGGAGATCTTTAAGAAAAGTGTTCTGTTTAACATGAAGAATGTATTCCGCAAGACGGTTGATGAGGCAACTCCGGAGCAGATGTACCAGGCAGTGGCCTATGCAGTAAAAGATGTTATCATAGATGAATGGATCGCAACCCATAAGGCGTATGAAGATCAGGATGTAAAAACCCTTTATTATCTGTCAATGGAATTCCTTATGGGCCGCGCTCTGGGCAATAACATCATAAGCATTATGGCTCAGCCGGAAGTAAAGGAAGTTCTTGAAGAACTGGGCTTTGATTTAAACACCATAGAGGACCAGGAGCCGGATCCGGCTCTTGGAAACGGGGGGCTGGGCCGTCTTGCGGCCTGCTTCCTGGATTCCCTGGCAACCCTCGGGTATCCGGCTTATGGCTGCGGCATCCGATACCGGTACGGCATGTTCAAACAGAAAATAGAAGGCGGATTTCAGGTAGAAGTTCCTGACGACTGGCTGAAAAACGGCTATCCATTTGAGCTGCGCCGCGCCGAATATGCCACTGAGGTAAAATTCGGAGGCTATGTCAATACCATAAGGGAAAATGGAAGGGAACGCTTTATCCAGGAGGGATATCAGTCTGTCCTTGCAGTTCCCTATGATATGCCCATCGTTGGATATGGAAATAATGTAGTGAACACCTTAAGGATCTGGGATGCCCAGGCCATCAATACCTTCAGTCTGGATTCCTTTGACAGGGGTGATTACCAGAAGGCGGTGGAACAGGAAAACCTGGCGAAAACCATCGTAGAGGTCCTTTATCCCAATGACAACCATTATGCAGGAAAAGAACTCCGTTTGAAACAGCAGTACTTCTTTATATCCGCCAGTGTACAGAGGGCGGTTATGAAGTACATGGAAAAGCATGAAGATATACATAAGTTCTTCGAAAAGACGGTTTTCCAGCTGAATGATACCCATCCCACCGTGGCAGTCCCGGAGCTTATGAGAATCCTTCTTGATGATTACAGCTTAAGCTGGGATGAAGCATGGGAGATCACGACAAAGACCTGCGCCTATACCAACCATACCATTATGTCGGAAGCTTTGGAAAAATGGCCCATTGAGCTGTTTTCCAGATTGCTTCCCAGAATCTATCAGATCGTAGAAGAGATAAACCGGAGATTCCAGCAGAAGATCATGGAGATGTATCCGGGCAGCCAGGAAAAGCTTCGGAAAATGTCCATCGTTTACGATGGTCAGGTCCGCATGGCCAATCTGGCCATTGTGGGAGGCTTCTCGGTAAATGGTGTTGCCAGACTTCATACAGAAATTTTAAAGAACCAGGAGCTAAAAGACTTCTATCAGATGATGCCGGAGAAATTCAACAACAAGACAAACGGCATCACCCAGAGGCGGTTCCTTCTGCATGGAAATCCCCTTTTGGCCGAATGGGTGACAAGAAAAATCGGAAACGACTGGATCACCAATCTGCCTCATATACACCGTCTGGCAATCTATGCCGATGACCCCAGGTGCCGGCAGGAGTTTATGGACATCAAATACCAGAACAAGGTGCGCCTGGCAAAATATATAAAAGAGCATAACGGCATTGAAGTGGATCCCAGATCCATGTTTGATGTTCAGGTAAAGCGTCTCCACGAATACAAGCGGCAGCTTATGAACATCCTGCACGTAATGTATTTGTACAATCAGCTAAAGGATAACCCAAACCTTGATATGGTTCCCAGGACCTTTTTGTTCGGCGCAAAGGCTGCGGCAGGCTATGAGCGTGCAAAGCTGACCATTAAGCTGATCAACGCGGTGGCTGATGTGATTAATAACGACAGAAGCATCGGCGGTAAGATCAAGGTTGTGTTTATTGAGGACTATAAGGTTTCCAATGCAGAAATCATCTTTGCTGCGGCAGATGTAAGCGAACAGATATCCACGGCAAGCAAGGAGGCCTCCGGTACGGGAAATATGAAATTCATGTTAAACGGTGCTCTGACCCTTGGAACCATGGATGGAGCCAATGTGGAAATCGTAGAGGAAGTGGGAGCGGAGAATGCCTTTATCTTCGGTATGTCTTCAGACGAGGTGATCCGCTATGAGAACGAGGGCGGATATAATCCCATGGAGATTTTCAACAACAACTACGAGATACGCAGGGTGCTGATGCAGCTGATCAACGGCTATTATTCTCCCCAGAACCCGGAACTGTTCCGCGATATTTATAATTCCTTATTAAATACACAGAGCAGTGACCGTGCGGACACATACTTTATTTTAAAGGATTTCCCATCCTATGCAGAAGCTCAGCGCCGGATCGACCAGGCGTACCGGGATGAAGCGTGGTGGGCGAAGGCTGCCATATTAAATGTTGCAAACAGCGGCAAGTTTACCTCAGACCGAACCATCGAAGAATATGTAAAGGATATCTGGCACTTAGAGAAGGTAAAGGTAGAGCTGGAAGAAGTATAA